A genomic region of Raphanus sativus cultivar WK10039 chromosome 6, ASM80110v3, whole genome shotgun sequence contains the following coding sequences:
- the LOC108812652 gene encoding PYK10-binding protein 2, with translation MAQKVDAQGGKGGNQWDDGSEHDAVTKIQVGAGGIGIQYVKFDYVKNGQTEEAPLRGIKGRSIPAVPFVINHPEEHLVSVEGWYNPDGLIQGLKFNSNKKSSDVIGYNDGTSFTLQVQDKKIVGFHGFAGDYVHSLGAYFAPLTSSTSLTPAKKLPALGSDEGTAWDDGAHHGVKKVYVGQGHDGVSAVKFEYVNGSEVVVGDERGKPTLLGFEEFELDYPNEYITVVHGTVDKIFGSDSAVITMLKFETNKRTSNPFGLEAGEPFKVKEEGHKIVGFHGKANELLHQIGVHVLPIFPVAN, from the exons ATGGCCCAAAAGGTGGATGCACAAGGAGGGAAAGGAGGAAACCAATGGGACGATGGATCCGAACACGATGCAGTGACCAAGATTCAGGTCGGAGCAGGTGGAATCGGCATTCAATACGTTAAGTTCGATTATGTCAAGAACGGACAAACCGAAGAGGCCCCTCTTCGCGGTATCAAAGGCCGTAGTATTCCAGCTGTTCCT TTTGTGATTAACCATCCTGAGGAGCATCTAGTTTCTGTAGAAGGTTGGTATAATCCTGACGGTCTCATTCAAGGGCTTAAGTTCAACTCCAACAAGAAGTCTTCTGATGTTATTGGATACAACGATGGTACTTCATTCACTCTCCAAGTTCAAGACAAGAAGATCGTTGGTTTTCATGGGTTTGCCGGAGACTATGTCCATTCTCTTGGAGCTTACTTTGCTCCGTTGACTAGTTCCACCTCGTTGACCCCTGCCAAGAAGCTACCGGCACTTGGTAGTGATGAAGGGACTGCATGGGACGATGGTGCTCACCATGGTGTTAAAAAGGTGTATGTAGGTCAAGGCCATGATGGTGTATCAGCGGTTAAGTTTGAATATGTCAATGGTTCTGAAGTGGTTGTTGGAGATGAACGTGGAAAGCCTACTCTGCTCGGATTCGAAGAG TTCGAACTTGACTATCCAAATGAATACATCACGGTTGTTCATGGCACAGTCGATAAAATCTTTGGGAGTGACTCTGCCGTCATCACCATGCTAAAGTTCGAGACTAATAAACGAACATCCAATCCCTTTGGTCTTGAAGCTGGCGAACCTTTCAAAGTCAAAGAGGAAGGCCACAAGATCGTTGGGTTTCATGGAAAAGCCAATGAGCTGCTTCATCAAATTGGAGTCCATGTCCTCCCAATCTTCCCAGTCGCCAACTGA
- the LOC108812651 gene encoding jacalin-related lectin 32 yields MDNSTLYLSGLIKSKQIMAQKVEAQGGVGGDVWDDGVYDGVRKVHVGQGQDGVSFINAVYEKGSQEVEGGEHGNKTLLGFETFEVDADDYIIAVQVTYDKIFGHESDVITSITFYTSKGKASPPYGLETDKKFVLKEKNGGKLLGFHGRAGEVLHALGAYFVTTTTPLTPAKKLPAVGGDGGTAWDDGAYDGVRKLFVGQAQDGISVVKFVYDKGAEEIIGDEHGNSTLLGFEEFVLDYPSEYITSVEGTYDKIFGSDSEVVTMLRFKTNKQTSAPFGIEAGTPFELKEEGSKIVGFHGKVSERLHQFGVHVLPITY; encoded by the exons ATGGATAACTCGACTCTCTATCTCTCAG GACTTATCAAAAGCAAGCAAATAATGGCTCAAAAGGTGGAAGCACAAGGAGGCGTGGGAGGAGATGTATGGGATGATGGTGTTTATGACGGCGTTAGAAAGGTGCATGTAGGACAAGGCCAAGATGGTGTATCGTTTATCAATGCCGTGTACGAGAAGGGTTCTCAGGAGGTTGAAGGAGGTGAACATGGAAATAAGACACTACTTGGATTCGAAACG TTCGAGGTTGATGCAGACGACTACATCATAGCAGTGCAGGTAACCTACGACAAAATATTTGGCCATGAGTCCGACGTCATCACATCTATTACCTTCTATACGTCCAAAGGGAAAGCCTCTCCACCCTATGGATTAGAGACCGACAAAAAGTTTGTACTCAAGGAAAAAAACGGCGGTAAACTTCTTGGGTTCCATGGACGCGCGGGAGAGGTTCTGCATGCTCTTGGTGCGTATTTCGTTACAACCACAACTCCTTTGACTCCTGCCAAGAAGCTGCCAGCAGTTGGTGGTGATGGAGGAACCGCATGGGATGATGGTGCTTACGATGGTGTTAGAAAGTTGTTTGTTGGACAAGCACAAGATGGTATATCAGTCGTCAAGTTTGTGTACGACAAGGGGGCTGAGGAAATTATAGGAGATGAACATGGAAATAGTACTTTACTCGGATTCGAAGAG TTTGTACTTGACTATCCTAGTGAGTACATCACGTCAGTTGAAGGCACATATGATAAGATATTTGGGAGTGACTCTGAGGTCGTTACCATGCTTAGGTTCAAGACCAATAAGCAAACGTCTGCTCCCTTTGGAATTGAAGCTGGGACACCCTTCGAACTCAAAGAGGAAGGCTCCAAGATCGTCGGGTTCCATGGAAAAGTCAGTGAGCGGCTTCATCAGTTTGGAGTCCATGTTCTTCCAATCACTTATTGA
- the LOC108805781 gene encoding PYK10-binding protein 1, which produces MAQKVEAQGGNGGNQWDDGSEHDAVTKITVAPGGSGIQYVQFDYVKNGQPETAPLRGVKGRAIAADPFVINHPEEHLVSVEGWYDSSGVIQGLKFNSNKKSSDVIGYNDGTPFTVQVQDKKIIGFHGFAGDNLNSLGAYFAPLTAAPPSVPPKKLDAKGGESGAVWDDGAHDNVIKVSVGQGEDGIAAVKFEYTNGSQVVIGAERGTPTLLGYEEFELESDEYITIMEGTYDKILGSDGLTMLTFKTNKNKTYGPYGLEGSTHFDFKEEGHKITGFHGRAGSAISAIGVYLAPVGTIPLTPAQPTKKLEAKGGEGGTSWDDGAFDGVRKVSVGQAQDGISAVKFVYNKGSSEIIGDEHGKSTLLGFEEFELDYPSEYITEVNGTFDIIFGSDSAVLTMLTFKTNKPATYGPFGLTAGEAFHLREEGHKIVGFHGSAGDLLHKFGVYVLPITN; this is translated from the exons ATGGCCCAAAAGGTGGAAGCACAAGGAGGAAATGGAGGCAACCAATGGGATGATGGATCAGAACACGATGCTGTAACCAAGATTACGGTCGCGCCAGGTGGGAGCGGTATTCAATATGTTCAGTTCGACTATGTCAAGAACGGACAACCCGAAACCGCCCCTCTTCGCGGTGTCAAGGGCCGTGCCATCGCAGCTGATCCG TTTGTGATTAACCATCCAGAGGAGCATCTAGTTTCCGTAGAAGGTTGGTATGACTCTTCTGGTGTCATTCAAGGGCTTAAGTTCAACTCCAACAAGAAGTCTTCTGATGTCATTGGATACAATGATGGTACTCCATTTACCGTCCAAGTTCAAGACAAGAAGATAATTGGCTTTCATGGCTTCGCCGGAGACAATCTTAATTCTCTTGGAGCTTACTTTGCTCCTTTAACAGCCGCCCCTCCTTCAGTTCCCCCGAAGAAGCTTGACGCTAAGGGTGGTGAGTCTGGAGCTGTGTGGGACGATGGTGCACACGACAATGTTATAAAGGTATCTGTAGGACAAGGCGAAGATGGTATAGCAGCTGTCAAGTTTGAATACACAAATGGTTCTCAAGTGGTCATTGGAGCAGAACGTGGGACGCCAACATTGCTTGGATACGAAGAG TTTGAGCTTGAATCAGATGAATACATAACCATCATGGAAGGCACCTACGACAAAATCTTAGGGAGTGATGGGCTGACGATGCTCACTTTCAAGACTAACAAGAACAAAACATATGGACCGTATGGTCTCGAAGGTAGCACACACTTTGATTTCAAGGAGGAAGGTCACAAGATTACAGGGTTCCATGGACGAGCTGGTTCAGCTATTAGTGCTATTGGAGTTTACTTAGCTCCAGTAGGCACCATCCCCTTGACTCCTGCCCAACCAACCAAGAAGCTAGAAGCCAAGGGTGGTGAGGGAGGAACATCATGGGATGATGGTGCTTTCGACGGCGTAAGAAAAGTCTCTGTAGGACAAGCCCAAGATGGTATATCAGCGGTTAAGTTTGTGTACAACAAAGGTTCTTCTGAAATCATAGGAGATGAACATGGAAAGAGTACTCTACTTGGATTCGAAGAG TTTGAGCTTGACTATCCAAGTGAATACATCACGGAAGTAAATGGCACATTCGATATAATCTTTGGGAGTGACTCCGCGGTCCTTACCATGCTTACGTTCAAGACTAATAAGCCAGCAACATATGGTCCCTTTGGGCTTACCGCTGGTGAGGCCTTCCATCTCAGAGAGGAAGGCCACAAGATCGTGGGTTTCCATGGAAGTGCTGGTGATTTGCTTCATAAATTTGGAGTTTATGTCCTTCCCATCACCAACTGA
- the LOC108809519 gene encoding protein IQ-domain 26, whose protein sequence is MGRASRWFKGIFGMKKSKEKENRVSGDGESEYSGNGGGEAGGSLIHRKVLQADSVWLRTYLAETDKEQNKHAIAVAAATAAAADAAVAAAQAAVAVVRLTSNGRAGGYTGGNGVERWAAVKIQTVFKGYLARKALRALKGLVKLQALVRGYLVRKRAAETLHSMQALIRAQTSVRSQRINRNNMLHPRHSLERFDDSRSEVHSKRISISVERQSFNNNVYDETSPKIVEIDTYKTKSRSKRMNVAVSECGDDFIYQGKDFEWSFPGDKCKFPTAQNTPRFSSSMANNHHYYTPPSPAKSVSRDVCFRPNYPGLMTPSYMANTQSFKAKVRSHSAPRQRPDRKRLSLDEIMAARSSVSGVRMVQPQPQQEKRSSCSYDRQFPQEPADFRFYN, encoded by the exons ATGGGCAGAGCATCAAGATGGTTCAAGGGCATTTTCGGTATGAAAAAGAGCAAAGAGAAAGAGAACCGAGTTTCCGGCGATGGCGAAAGTGAGTATTCCGGCAATGGAGGAGGAGAAGCTGGTGGGTCCCTCATTCACCGGAAAGTTCTCCAAGCAGACTCCGTCTGGCTCAGAACATACTTGGCAGAAACAGACAAGGAACAGAACAAACACGCCATTGCTGTTGCTGCCGCCACTGCCGCAGCCGCAGACGCAGCGGTTGCAGCTGCGCAAGCTGCCGTCGCGGTGGTTAGGCTAACAAGTAACGGGAGAGCCGGAGGATATACCGGCGGGAACGGAGTTGAGCGGTGGGCCGCCGTGAAAATTCAAACAGTCTTCAAGGGCTATTTG gCGAGGAAAGCGTTGAGAGCTTTGAAAGGTCTAGTGAAGCTCCAAGCTTTGGTGAGAGGATACTTGGTTCGCAAACGCGCCGCCGAAACGCTACACAGCATGCAAGCTCTCATCAGAGCACAAACTAGCGTTCGGTCTCAACGCATCAACCGTAACAACATGTTACATCCTAGACATTCCCTT GAGAGGTTTGATGATTCAAGAAGCGAAGTCCATAGCAAGAGAATATCAATCTCTGTTGAGAGACAGAGCTTCAACAACAACGTGTATGATGAGACCAGTCCCAAGATTGTTGAGATCGACACTTACAAAACGAAATCAAGATCGAAGAGAATGAATGTTGCTGTGTCCGAGTGTGGTGATGATTTCATCTATCAAGGCAAAGACTTCGAATGGAGTTTTCCAGGAGATAAATGCAAGTTTCCCACGGCTCAAAACACTCCAAGATTCTCTTCATCGATGGCGAATAATCATCATTACTATACACCTCCTTCACCGGCAAAAAGCGTTTCCAGAGACGTTTGTTTTAGGCCGAATTATCCTGGTTTGATGACACCGAGTTATATGGCTAATACGCAGTCGTTTAAGGCCAAGGTGCGTTCCCATAGCGCGCCGAGACAGCGTCCTGATAGAAAGAGGTTGTCTCTTGATGAGATTATGGCGGCTAGGAGTAGCGTTAGCGGCGTGAGGATGGTCCAACCGCAACCGCAGCAAGAAAAACGTTCTTCTTGTTCTTATGATCGTCAGTTTCCTCAAGAACCGGCGGATTTTAGATTCTATAATTAG